A single genomic interval of Camelina sativa cultivar DH55 chromosome 11, Cs, whole genome shotgun sequence harbors:
- the LOC104721306 gene encoding type III polyketide synthase B has protein sequence MGSIDATELGSEKKSNPGKATILALGKAFPHQLVMQEYLVDGYFKTTKCDDPELKQKLTRLCKTTTVKTRYVVMSEEILKKYPELAIEGGSTVTQRLDICNDAVTEMAVEASRACIKNWGRSISDITHLVYVSSSEARLPGGDLYLAKGLGLSPDTHRVLLYFVGCSGGVAGLRVAKDIAENNPGSRVLLATSETTIIGFKPPSVDRPYDLVGVALFGDGAGAMIIGSDPDPICEKPLFELHTAIQNFLPDTEKTIDGRLTEQGINFKLARELPQIIEDNVENFCKKLIGKAGLAHKDYNQMFWAVHPGGPAILNRMEKRLNLSPEKLSPSRRALMDYGNASSNSIVYVLEYMLEESKKVRSMNEEENEWGLILAFGPGVTFEGIIARNLDV, from the exons ATGGGAAGCATCGATGCCACAGAATTGGGTtcagagaagaaatcaaacccGGGAAAAGCGACAATTCTTGCTCTCGGAAAAGCCTTTCCTCACCAGCTAGTGATGCAAGAGTACTTAGTCGATGGCTACTTCAAAACCACCAAATGTGACGACCCAGAACTCAAACAGAAGCTTACTCGTCTCT GCAAGACAACAACGGTGAAGACAAGGTATGTTGTGATGTCGGAGGAGATACTCAAGAAGTATCCAGAACTTGCCATTGAAGGAGGATCCACAGTCACACAGCGTCTCGACATCTGCAATGATGCAGTGACTGAGATGGCAGTAGAAGCCTCCAGAGCCTGCATCAAGAACTGGGGGCGTTCTATTTCGGACATAACTCACCTGGTCTATGTCTCCTCAAGCGAAGCTCGTCTTCCTGGTGGGGACTTGTACTTAGCCAAGGGGCTTGGACTCAGTCCTGACACACACCGTGTTCTGCTCTACTTCGTCGGTTGTTCTGGTGGCGTTGCAGGTCTCCGTGTAGCCAAAGACATAGCCGAGAATAATCCGGGAAGTAGAGTTTTGCTTGCCACGTCCGAGACAACCATCATTGGGTTCAAACCCCCAAGTGTGGATAGACCGTATGATCTTGTTGGGGTCGCGTTGTTTGGTGATGGAGCCGGAGCTATGATCATCGGATCCGATCCAGACCCCATATGCGAGAAGCCTCTCTTTGAGCTTCACACTGCAATACAGAATTTCTTGCCTG ACACAGAGAAGACGATAGATGGGAGGCTAACGGAACAAGGGATAAACTTCAAGCTAGCCAGAGAACTTCCACAGATAATAGAAGACAACGTGGAGAATTTTTGCAAGAAGCTCATAGGAAAAGCGGGACTGGCTCATAAAGACTATAACCAAATGTTCTGGGCGGTTCATCCAGGTGGACCGGCCATCTTGAACCGAATGGAGAAGCGACTTAACTTGTCGCCTGAGAAGCTGAGTCCAAGCAGAAGAGCTCTCATGGATTATGGCAATGCGAGCAGCAATTCGATCGTTTATGTGTTGGAGTATATGCTGGAGGAGAGCAAGAAAGTGAGGAGcatgaatgaagaagaaaacgagtGGGGTCTGATTCTGGCTTTTGGACCTGGTGTTACATTTGAAGGCATCATTGCACGGAACCTTGATGTCTGA
- the LOC104721304 gene encoding probable alkaline/neutral invertase B, giving the protein MSSFNLSVDANHQNGNAKNAADSSSLTVEDIDDFDFSKLLEKPRPLNIDRLRSLDERSLTELAGSPQLRNADISAPRVHDHAADYVISPSVGGRRSGFNTPRSLPGFESHPMVGEAWDALRRSMVYFRGQPVGTIAAVDNSEEKLNYDQVFVRDFVPSALAFLMNGEPDIVKNFILKTLRLQSWEKKIDRFQLGEGVMPASFKVFHDPVRNHETLIADFGESAIGRVAPVDSGFWWIILLRAYTKSTGDSSLADMPECQKGIRLILSLCLSEGFDTFPTLLCADGCSMIDRRMGVYGYPIEIQALFFMALRCALLLLKHDGEGKEMVEQIVKRLHALSYHMRSYFWLDSKQLNDIYRYKTEEYSHTAVNKFNVIPDSLPEWVFDFMPPHGGFFIGNVSPARMDFRWFALGNCIAILSSLATPEQSTAIMDLIESRWEELVGEMPLKVCYPAIESHEWRIVTGCDPKNTRWSYHNGGSWPVLLWLLTAACIKTGRPQIARRAIEVAEARLHKDHWPEYYDGKVGRYVGKQSRKNQTWSIAGYLVAKMMLEDPSHVGMVSLEEDKQMKPVMRRSNSWTC; this is encoded by the exons ATGTCGTCTTTTAATCTCAGTGTAGATGCGAATCATCAGAATGGGAATGCCAAGAATGCTGCAGATTCTTCTTCGCTAACAGTGGAAGATATTGATGACTTCGATTTCTCCAAGTTGCTAGAGAAGCCAAGGCCGTTGAATATTGATAGACTGAGATCACTTGATGAAAGGTCTCTTACTGAATTAGCTGGCTCACCACAACTTAGAAATGCAGATATTAGTGCTCCTCGGGTCCATGATCATGCGGCGGATTATGTGATTTCACCTAGCGTTGGTGGTAGGAGGTCTGGATTCAATACTCCTAGGTCACTCCCTGGATTTGAGTCTCATCCTATGGTTGGTGAGGCCTGGGATGCTTTGAGGCGCTCTATGGTTTACTTTCGTGGACAACCTGTTGGGACTATTGCTGCTGTCGATAATTCTGAAGAAAAACTCAACTATGATCAG gtGTTCGTGAGAGATTTTGTACCAAGTGCTTTAGCGTTCCTGATGAATGGAGAGCCAGATATTGTAAAAAACTTCATTTTAAAGACTCTTCGTCTTCAATCATGGGAGAAAAAGATTGATAGATTCCAGCTTGGTGAAGGAGTTATGCCTGCTAGCTTCAAAGTTTTCCATGATCCTGTTAGAAACCACGAAACACTGATAGCTGATTTTGGCGAGAGTGCAATTGGAAGGGTAGCGCCAGTTGATTCTGGTTTTTGGTGGATTATACTGCTCAGAGCATACACAAAATCTACAGGAGACTCTTCTCTTGCTGACATGCCTGAATGCCAGAAGGGTATACGGCTGATACTGAGCCTGTGTCTGTCTGAGGGATTTGATACCTTTCCCACTCTCTTATGCGCCGATGGTTGCAGTATGATTGATCGCAGGATG GGAGTTTATGGTTACCCTATAGAGATTCAAGCCCTCTTCTTTATGGCCTTAAGATGTGCATTGCTCCTGCTTAAACATGACGGAGAAGGTAAGGAAATGGTGGAACAGATAGTTAAGCGACTTCATGCATTGAGCTACCACATGAGGAGCTACTTTTGGCTAGACTCGAAGCAGCTTAATGACATTTACCGATATAAGACAGAGGAATACTCTCACACTGCTGTCAACAAGTTCAACGTGATCCCTGATTCTCTTCCAGAATGGGTTTTCGATTTTATGCCGCCTCACGGAGGGTTTTTTATCGGCAACGTGAGCCCTGCAAGAATGGATTTCCGATGGTTTGCATTGGGTAATTGTATAGCCATATTGTCTTCCTTGGCTACTCCTGAACAGTCGACAGCAATTATGGATCTCATAGAATCTCGATGGGAAGAATTGGTAGGAGAAATGCCACTGAAAGTTTGCTATCCCGCAATAGAAAGCCATGAATGGAGAATAGTAACTGGTTGTGACCCCAAGAACACTCGGTGGAGCTACCACAATGGAGGATCCTGGCCAG TGCTGCTATGGCTTTTGACGGCTGCTTGTATTAAAACTGGTCGACCTCAAATAGCAAGACGAGCAATTGAAGTAGCTGAGGCTAGGCTTCATAAGGACCATTGGCCTGAATACTATGATGGAAAGGTAGGGAGATACGTGGGGAAACAGTCACGTAAAAACCAGACTTGGTCAATAGCCGGATACTTAGTAGCCAAGATGATGCTGGAAGATCCGTCACATGTTGGTATGGTTTCTCTCGAGGAAGACAAACAGATGAAACCCGTTATGAGAAGATCCAACTCCTGGACTTGTTGA
- the LOC104727569 gene encoding pentatricopeptide repeat-containing protein MRL1, chloroplastic-like → MEVTSTFVSTTTRSSKYLTLTSYSPVILPASSLRSIRRDFLGCCHSLHPSPHNLRTRSGKRNSLRSYTRSPRLVVRASIDSGLILVVVAVTAFSAIAFAYCHNSFRKRKSSHEIAASPPKIHGGKSGHLDGDVHKGSPVEINGGFSKEAHGVHETTVMELEEEEAHRVKEITVMEYDSFLPKQTDMVAEDSQFAVASVSTVAKEHTLIDDDESRSSSIVNGSVALESATLGVKTPEMEVESGEEKKSMEHDFSQAVVGIQSIASPLVVDDTRALEYEYNGLLQKPVEYSVFTESKREEIHTFYGPNHSSAKSSRSTSLKAVSPTVTSATNSLLLDHKNNGIIDTQFPGHSSGQSTGDVQEEKLVSHGNGGLSHTRKDVNGDWKFPNDGKHVGHQTDESMPQFPAQILKLDNSNGRSPETNDAYNRLLRDGRLKDCINLLEDLDQRDLLDMDKIYHASFFKACKKQRAVKEAFRFTKLILNPTLSTFNMLMSVCASSQDIEGARRVLRLVQESGMTADCKLYTTLISSCAKSGKVDAMFEVFHQMSNSGVEANLHTFGALIDGCGRAGQIAKAFGAYGILRSKNVKPDRVVFNALISACGQSGAVDRAFDVLAEMKAETHPIDPDHITIGALMKACFNAGQVERAKEVYQMIHKYEIRGTPEVYTIAVNSCSKSGDWEFACSIYKDMKEKGVTPDEVFFSALIDVAGHAKMLDEAFGILQDAKSQGIRLGTISYSSLMGACCNAKDWKKALELYEKIKSIKLRPTVSTMNALITALCEGNQLPKAMQYLNEIKTLGLKPNTITYSMLMLASERKDDFEVSFKLLSQAKEDGISPNFIMCRCITSKLVLCNLYSSLSSFFVILAGQIAKAFGAYGILRSKNVKPDRVVFNALISACGQSGAVDRAFDVCVAFFLVHFLFFYLILSPRAFSLLEEATSLGVLPSVSFNKIPILFDTTELPNNVAEVYLLTIFKHLKHRLAAGAKIPHINLIISMEEKDFTTPEGEKTIDLTGRVGREIGALLRRLGIPYHRKDSRLRINGVSLKNWFQPKVDSPFSGGKPGHLRSSQVPLGNQISRQQRSIRLGNLSLE, encoded by the exons ATGGAGGTTACCTCCACCTTCGTCTCAACCACCACTAGATCGTCTAAATATCTCACCCTAACTTCGTACTCTCCGGTGATTCTTCCGGCTTCTAGTCTACGCTCCATCCGCCGTGATTTTCTCGGATGTTGTCACAGTCTCCATCCTTCTCCTCACAATCTTCGAACTCGCTCCGGGAAGCGAAATTCTCTTCGCTCTTATACTCGATCGCCTCGTTTGGTTGTTAGAGCTTCTATCGACTCTGGTttgattcttgttgttgttgctgtcacTGCCTTCTCCGCCATTGCTTTCGCTTACTGCCACAATTCTTTCAGGAAACGCAAATCTTCCCATGAG ATTGCAGCATCTCCTCCAAAGATTCATGGCGGAAAAAGTGGACATTTAGATGGAGATGTTCATAAAGGAAGTCCTGTGGAAATAAATGGAGGGTTCAGTAAGGAGGCTCATGGAGTCCACGAAACTACTGTGATGGAgttggaagaagaggaggcTCATCGAGTTAAGGAAATTACTGTGATGGAGTATGATTCATTTTTGCCTAAACAAACGGATATGGTAGCTGAGGATTCTCAGTTTGCTGTTGCCAGTGTCAGCACAGTTGCAAAGGAACATACTTTAATAGATGATGATGAGTCCCGTTCATCTTCCATAGTTAATGGGTCTGTTGCTTTGGAATCAGCTACCTTGGGGGTTAAAACGCCTGAAATGGAAGTTGAAAGCggcgaagagaagaagagtatgGAGCATGATTTTTCACAAGCAGTGGTGGGAATTCAGTCGATTGCTTCTCCACTTGTGGTAGATGATACACGTGCTCTAGAGTATGAGTACAATGGTTTGCTCCAGAAGCCTGTTGAGTACAGCGTCTTCACGGAGagtaagagagaagagattcaCACGTTTTATGGGCCTAATCATTCATCAGCCAAGTCTTCAAGGTCGACTAGTCTTAAAGCAGTCTCTCCTACTGTTACTTCTGCAACTAATAGTTTATTGCTGGACCACAAGAACAATGGAATAATTGATACTCAGTTCCCAGGACATAGTTCTGGTCAGTCTACTG GTGATGTTCAAGAAGAAAAACTTGTGTCACACGGTAACGGCGGTTTATCTCACACTAGGAAAGATGTTAATGGAGACTGGAAATTTCCAAATGATGGGAAGCATGTGGGTCACCAGACTGATGAAAGCATGCCCCAGTTCCCTGCTCAAATCCTTAAGCTAGATAATAGTAATGGACGTTCTCCTGAAACTAATGATGCTTACAACCGTTTACTTAGAGATGGAAG gCTAAAGGATTGCATAAACTTGCTCGAAGATTTGGACCAAAGGGATCTATTGGACATGGACAAG ATTTATCATGCAAGTTTCTTTAAAGCCTGCAAGAAGCAACGAGCTGTCAAGGAAGCATTTCGCTTTACCAAGTTGATTCTAAATCCAACCTTAAGCACATTCAATATGTTAATGTCTGTCTGCGCAAGCTCCCAGGACATAGAAg GAGCTCGACGAGTTTTGCGTCTGGTACAAGAGAGCGGTATGACTGCTGATTGCAAACTTTACacaactttaatatcaagttgtGCTAAAAGCGGAAAAGTTGATGCAATGTTCGAG GTGTTCCACCAGATGTCAAATTCTGGAGTGGAAGCTAACCTTCACACGTTCGGTGCACTTATTGATGGCTGTGGTAGAGCTGGACAAATAGCAAAGGCATTTGGTGCTTATGGAATTTTAAGGTCTAAG AATGTTAAGCCAGACCGGGTTGTATTCAATGCCCTCATCTCTGCATGTGGTCAATCAGGAGCTGTAGACCGTGCTTTTGATGTGTTAGCTGAAATGAAGGCTGAGACGCATCCTATAGACCCTGATCATATCACGATCGGTGCATTGATGAAGGCATGCTTTAATGCTGGTCAG GTTGAACGAGCAAAAGAAGTTTACCAGATGATCCATAAATATGAAATCAGGGGTACTCCAGAAGTTTATACCATTGCTGTGAATAGTTGCAGCAAGTCTGGGGACTGGGAATTTGCTTGTAGTATATACAAGGACATGAAAGAAAAAGGCGTGACCCCTGACGAG GTGTTTTTCAGTGCACTTATCGATGTTGCAGGACATGCAAAAATGTTAGACGAGGCCTTTGGCATTCTTCAGGATGCAAAATCTCAAGGAATACGTCTTGGAACTATATCATATAGCTCACTGATGGGAGCTTGTTGTAAC GCGAAGGATTGGAAGAAAGCACTGGAGCTCTATGAAAAAATCAAGTCGATCAAACTTAGACCAACAGTTTCAACAATGAATGCCCTTATTACTGCTCTGT GTGAAGGTAATCAACTGCCCAAGGCTATGCAATATCTCAATGAGATAAAGACTTTGGGATTAAAACCAAATACTATCACGTACTCTATGCTCATGCTAGCAAGTGAAAG AAAGGATGACTTTGAAGTAAGTTTCAAGCTCCTTTCCCAAGCCAAAGAAGATGGAATATCACCAAACTTCATAATGTGCAGATGCATAACCAGTAAGCTCGtactttgtaatttgtattCATCTCTTTCCTCATTCTTTGTGATCCT AGCTGGACAAATAGCAAAGGCATTTGGTGCCTATGGAATTTTAAGGTCTAAG AATGTTAAGCCAGACCGGGTTGTATTCAATGCCCTCATCTCTGCATGTGGTCAATCAGGAGCTGTAGACCGTGCTTTTGATGT GTGTGTAGCTTTCTTTCTGGttcattttctgtttttctatCTGATCCTTTCNCCTCGTGCATTTTCATTGCTCGAG GAGGCTACTTCTCTTGGAGTTCTTCCTTCTGTGTCCTTCAATAAAATTCCAATACTTTTTGACACGACAGAGTTGCCGAACAACGTGGCTGAg GTTTACCTCTTAACCATCTTTAAACATCTTAAGCATCGCCTTGCAGCTG
- the LOC104721302 gene encoding peptidyl-prolyl cis-trans isomerase: protein MPNPKVFFDMSLGGASAGRIVMELFADTTPDTAENFRALCTGEKGVGRMGKPLHYKGSSFHRVIPGFMCQGGDFTAGNGTGGESIYGAKFKDENFVKKHTGAGILSMANSGPNTNGSQFFICTEKTSWLDGKHVVFGQVVEGLDVVRAIEKVGSESGRTSKRVVVENCGQL from the coding sequence atgccgAACCCTAAAGTTTTCTTCGACATGAGTCTAGGCGGTGCATCCGCCGGTCGTATCGTGATGGAGCTTTTCGCTGACACTACCCCAGACACAGCCGAGAATTTCAGAGCTCTCTGCACCGGCGAGAAAGGAGTCGGGAGGATGGGCAAGCCGCTTCACTACAAAGGTTCAAGCTTTCACCGTGTGATTCCTGGGTTCATGTGCCAAGGAGGTGATTTCACCGCCGGGAATGGAACCGGTGGTGAGTCGATCTACGGAGCTAAGTTCAAAGACGAGAACTTTGTCAAGAAGCATACCGGAGCTGGGATTCTCTCCATGGCTAACTCTGGTCCCAACACTAACGGATCTCAGTTCTTCATCTGTACTGAGAAGACCTCGTGGCTAGATGGGAAGCACGTTGTGTTTGGTCAAGTCGTTGAAGGTTTGGATGTGGTGAGGGCGATTGAGAAGGTTGGATCTGAGTCTGGAAGGACCTCGAAGCGTGTGGTTGTTGAGAATTGTGGTCAGCTTTAG